A region from the Paraburkholderia youngii genome encodes:
- a CDS encoding 4-oxalocrotonate tautomerase — MAARSKARSNGPRCCASSIDSIAAIAPERPSRSASFQSQLSTPRSNVMPTFHIELFEGRTLEQKRQFVEAITKATCESLGVEPNSVDIILTDVKRENWATGGRLWSEA, encoded by the coding sequence ATGGCGGCGCGATCGAAGGCGCGCTCGAATGGCCCGCGCTGCTGCGCAAGCTCGATCGACTCGATCGCGGCTATCGCGCCTGAACGCCCGAGCCGGTCCGCTTCATTCCAGTCCCAACTCTCAACCCCACGGAGCAACGTCATGCCCACGTTTCATATCGAACTCTTCGAAGGCCGTACGCTGGAACAGAAACGCCAGTTCGTCGAAGCGATCACGAAAGCCACCTGCGAATCGCTCGGCGTCGAGCCGAACTCGGTCGACATCATCCTGACCGACGTGAAGCGCGAAAACTGGGCGACGGGTGGGCGTTTGTGGTCGGAGGCCTGA